In Gammaproteobacteria bacterium, one DNA window encodes the following:
- a CDS encoding citrate synthase produces the protein MSERKIVLTDSETDKVVEMEVQQASQGPDVLNLTGLYKELGCLSYDPGFLSTANCTSKLTYIDGEKGILEYRGYPIEQLAEKSNFMEVAHLLMHGELPDADALKEFTHIMTHHTMMNENVNHFYSGFYHDAHPMAIMVGVVGSLAAFYFDSTDISDPRHREISAYRLVAKMPTIAAACYRHTIGLPLVYPRNDLSYCGNFLHMMFSVPCEEYQVDPLAEHALDVLFILHADHEQNASTATVRQAGSSGADPFACIAAGISSLWGPAHGGANEAVLNMLEDIGDVSNIPEYIARAKDSNDPFRLMGFGHRIYKNYDPRARIIRDVCHQVLEKMGASDDRLFGLAMRLEEVALEDEYFIKRKLYPNVDFYSGIIYRALGIPTNMFTVMFAIARTVGWVSHWMEMMADPNQRISRPRQFYQGPVRRDYVPLSERD, from the coding sequence ATGAGTGAACGCAAGATTGTTCTAACCGATTCAGAGACTGATAAGGTTGTGGAAATGGAAGTTCAACAGGCTAGTCAAGGGCCTGATGTGCTTAATCTGACCGGGCTATACAAGGAATTGGGTTGTTTAAGTTATGACCCCGGCTTTTTGTCTACCGCCAATTGCACCAGTAAGCTGACCTATATTGATGGTGAAAAGGGGATTTTGGAATATCGCGGTTATCCCATTGAACAATTAGCTGAGAAAAGTAATTTCATGGAAGTTGCGCACCTGTTGATGCATGGTGAGCTGCCGGATGCCGATGCGTTGAAAGAATTTACTCATATCATGACGCATCACACCATGATGAATGAAAACGTGAATCACTTTTACTCGGGCTTTTATCATGATGCGCATCCAATGGCCATTATGGTCGGGGTTGTTGGTTCACTGGCGGCGTTTTATTTTGATTCAACAGATATCAGTGATCCACGCCATCGTGAGATTAGTGCCTATCGTCTAGTTGCCAAGATGCCCACTATTGCAGCCGCTTGTTATCGCCATACCATTGGTTTACCTCTGGTCTATCCGCGTAATGATCTGAGTTATTGTGGTAACTTCCTGCACATGATGTTTTCGGTGCCCTGTGAGGAATATCAGGTTGACCCTTTGGCTGAACATGCGTTGGATGTCCTGTTTATATTACATGCCGATCATGAGCAGAATGCCAGTACGGCAACGGTAAGGCAGGCGGGTAGCTCGGGCGCAGATCCATTTGCTTGTATTGCGGCGGGTATTTCATCGCTCTGGGGCCCCGCTCATGGTGGCGCTAATGAGGCGGTTTTGAATATGCTGGAAGATATTGGCGATGTCAGTAATATTCCTGAGTATATTGCGCGTGCCAAGGATAGTAATGATCCCTTCCGTTTAATGGGTTTTGGTCACCGCATCTATAAGAACTATGATCCAAGGGCGCGAATTATTCGTGATGTTTGTCATCAGGTGTTGGAGAAAATGGGCGCTTCGGATGATCGCTTGTTTGGGCTGGCGATGCGCCTGGAAGAGGTTGCGCTGGAGGATGAGTACTTTATCAAGCGTAAACTCTATCCTAATGTTGATTTCTACTCCGGGATTATTTATCGCGCCCTGGGTATACCGACCAATATGTTTACCGTGATGTTTGCGATTGCGCGGACGGTGGGCTGGGTGTCGCACTGGATGGAGATGATGGCTGATCCCAATCAACGGATTAGTCGCCCGCGCCAGTTCTATCAAGGGCCCGTACGGCGTGATTATGTGCCTCTGTCAGAACGCGATTGA